A stretch of the Planktothricoides raciborskii GIHE-MW2 genome encodes the following:
- a CDS encoding Uma2 family endonuclease → MQLITDTIIYPSSDGQPMADSTIQYQWITTIKGGCDAIFKDDENVFVAGDLLWYPVEGKPTISQAPDVMVAFGTGKEDRKSYKQWLENNIPPQVVFEVRSESDTQTKMDKKLVFYNRYGVEEYYLYDPQRKELSGWRRIDGMLDVIDPMPGWVSPRLGVRFELGDEGLELYAPNGEKFVDYVDLYQQKKLAEQQLELERQQLELERQQLELERQRSERLAAQLRSAGIDPEI, encoded by the coding sequence ATGCAGCTAATTACTGATACTATTATCTATCCCTCCAGTGACGGTCAACCAATGGCAGATAGTACCATCCAATACCAATGGATTACTACCATAAAAGGCGGCTGTGACGCCATTTTTAAAGATGATGAAAATGTGTTTGTTGCGGGAGATTTACTCTGGTATCCCGTAGAGGGAAAACCTACTATTTCCCAAGCCCCTGACGTGATGGTGGCGTTTGGGACAGGGAAAGAAGATCGCAAGTCATACAAACAGTGGCTAGAAAATAATATCCCGCCGCAAGTGGTGTTTGAGGTGCGCTCTGAAAGCGACACCCAAACTAAGATGGATAAAAAATTAGTCTTTTACAATCGCTATGGGGTAGAGGAATATTACCTTTACGATCCGCAAAGGAAAGAGTTAAGCGGTTGGCGGCGAATCGATGGGATGCTCGATGTGATTGACCCAATGCCGGGGTGGGTTTCACCGCGATTGGGGGTGCGTTTTGAGTTGGGCGATGAGGGTTTAGAACTTTATGCGCCCAATGGGGAAAAATTTGTTGATTATGTCGATTTATATCAGCAAAAGAAGTTGGCAGAACAACAGCTAGAGCTAGAACGACAACAGCTAGAGCTAGAACGACAACAGCTAGAGCTAGAACGACAGCGATCGGAACGATTGGCCGCACAGTTGCGATCGGCTGGAATTGACCCAGAAATTTAG